A genome region from Tolypothrix sp. PCC 7712 includes the following:
- the rplC gene encoding 50S ribosomal protein L3 translates to MSVGILGTKLGMTQIFDDAGVAIPVTVVQAGPCTVTQVKTKQTDGYAAIQVGFSEVKPKALNKPLLGHLAKSSAPALRHLNEYRLDTASDYALGQEIKADIFSAGQIVDVIGTSIGRGFAGNQKRNNFGRGPMSHGSKNHRAPGSIGAGTTPGRVYPGKRMAGRLGGSRVTIRKLTVVRVDAERNLLLIKGAIPGKPGALVNIVPAKQVGK, encoded by the coding sequence GTGTCTGTAGGTATTCTCGGCACCAAGCTGGGCATGACCCAAATCTTTGACGATGCAGGAGTAGCAATTCCTGTCACCGTTGTGCAAGCGGGCCCATGCACCGTTACCCAAGTTAAAACGAAACAAACTGATGGTTACGCTGCCATTCAAGTTGGTTTTAGCGAAGTTAAACCTAAGGCGCTAAACAAACCGCTTTTAGGTCACTTAGCAAAATCATCTGCCCCAGCGTTACGTCATTTGAATGAGTATCGTCTAGATACTGCTAGCGATTATGCTTTAGGTCAAGAAATTAAAGCAGATATTTTTAGTGCAGGTCAAATTGTAGATGTAATCGGTACAAGTATCGGTCGTGGCTTTGCAGGCAACCAAAAGCGTAACAACTTTGGTCGCGGGCCAATGTCACATGGTTCTAAAAACCATAGAGCGCCCGGTTCCATTGGTGCTGGTACAACCCCAGGTCGTGTCTATCCAGGAAAACGGATGGCAGGACGCTTAGGTGGTAGCCGCGTCACAATCCGCAAATTGACAGTAGTACGCGTAGATGCAGAGCGCAATTTACTGCTAATCAAAGGGGCTATTCCTGGAAAACCAGGCGCTCTCGTAAATATCGTGCCTGCCAAGCAAGTTGGGAAGTAG
- a CDS encoding sensor histidine kinase, with protein MNNTIGEPSAQGIILIVDDNPANLQVLSSFLDQSNFEVWAARSGEKALQRLENGDLPDLILLDIMMPGMDGFETCKYLKSNPRVQDIPVIFMTALSETADKVKGLRLGAVDYITKPFQHEEVLVRIENHLQLRNLTKALISKNAELQKTQTQLIQAEKVAALGQLTAGIAHEVNNPINFIAGNLNFVEQYVQEVVSLLHLYQKHLPDPPDEIKTAIDKNDLNFLLNDLSKIIQSMQVGTSRVTEIVSSLNKFSRHREAGKKLANLYEGLESTIMILGHRFKSNGHHPPIQLVKEYANLPLIECYPGEINQVFMNLISNAIDAIEETYKNKDFNEIAQNPGVIKITTEVIKEKVIIRIADNGAGINKADECKIFDAFYTTKPIGKGTGLGLSIAYQIVVNNHNGKLTYNSIAGEGIEFVIELPIR; from the coding sequence ATGAATAATACTATAGGAGAGCCTTCTGCTCAAGGAATTATTTTAATAGTTGATGATAACCCCGCTAACTTACAGGTTTTATCCAGTTTTCTCGATCAATCTAACTTTGAAGTTTGGGCAGCGCGCAGTGGTGAGAAAGCTCTTCAGCGATTAGAAAATGGTGATTTACCTGACTTAATTTTGCTAGATATTATGATGCCGGGTATGGATGGGTTTGAAACTTGTAAATATCTCAAAAGCAATCCTCGTGTCCAAGATATTCCGGTAATTTTTATGACGGCTCTGTCCGAAACAGCGGATAAAGTCAAAGGCTTGCGATTGGGAGCGGTAGATTATATTACTAAACCTTTTCAGCATGAAGAAGTCTTAGTCAGAATTGAAAATCATCTGCAACTGAGAAACCTCACCAAGGCTTTAATCTCCAAAAATGCCGAATTACAAAAAACTCAAACTCAACTGATTCAAGCTGAAAAAGTAGCAGCTTTAGGTCAACTAACAGCAGGAATTGCTCATGAAGTCAATAATCCTATCAATTTTATAGCTGGTAACTTAAATTTTGTGGAACAGTATGTACAGGAAGTGGTTAGTTTACTTCATCTCTATCAAAAACATCTACCTGATCCACCGGATGAAATAAAAACCGCAATTGACAAAAATGATCTCAACTTTTTATTAAATGATTTATCGAAAATTATTCAGTCTATGCAAGTGGGTACGAGTCGAGTTACAGAAATTGTTTCATCTTTAAATAAATTCTCACGACACAGAGAAGCAGGTAAGAAGCTAGCTAATTTGTACGAAGGTCTAGAAAGTACAATAATGATTCTGGGACATCGCTTCAAAAGCAATGGTCATCATCCACCTATTCAATTAGTTAAAGAATATGCTAATTTGCCACTGATTGAGTGTTATCCTGGCGAAATTAATCAGGTTTTTATGAATTTAATTTCTAATGCAATTGATGCTATTGAAGAAACATATAAAAATAAAGACTTTAATGAAATTGCTCAAAATCCTGGTGTCATTAAAATCACAACTGAAGTAATAAAAGAAAAAGTTATTATCAGAATCGCAGATAATGGAGCAGGTATCAACAAAGCAGATGAGTGTAAAATATTTGATGCATTTTACACCACAAAGCCTATTGGCAAAGGCACAGGACTTGGTTTATCTATTGCTTATCAAATTGTAGTTAATAACCATAATGGTAAGCTTACATATAATTCCATAGCAGGTGAGGGGATAGAGTTTGTTATTGAACTACCAATCCGATAG
- the psbA gene encoding photosystem II q(b) protein: protein MTTTLQQRSRASVWDRFCEWITSTENRIYIGWFGVLMIPTLLAATACFVIAFIAAPPVDIDGIREPVAGSLIYGNNIISGAVVPSSNAIGLHFYPIWEAASLDEWLYNGGPYQLVIFHFLLGCACYLGRQWELSYRLGMRPWICVAYSAPLASATAVFLIYPIGQGSFSDGMPLGISGTFNFMIVFQAEHNILLHPFHMLGVAGVFGGSLFSAMHGSLVTSSLVRETTETESQNYGYKFGQEEETYNIVAAHGYFGRLIFQYASFNNSRSLHFFLAAWPVVGIWFTALGVSTMAFNLNGFNFNQSVIDSQGRVIATWADVINRANLGMEVMHERNAHNFPLDLAAGEVAPVALTAPAING, encoded by the coding sequence ATGACAACAACCTTACAACAGCGCTCTCGCGCCAGTGTATGGGATCGGTTTTGCGAATGGATCACCAGCACCGAGAACCGGATTTACATCGGTTGGTTCGGCGTATTGATGATCCCCACCCTGCTAGCTGCTACCGCTTGCTTTGTAATCGCTTTCATCGCTGCTCCTCCAGTAGACATTGATGGTATCCGTGAACCTGTTGCAGGTTCTTTAATTTACGGAAACAACATCATCTCTGGTGCAGTTGTTCCTTCTTCCAACGCTATCGGTTTGCACTTCTACCCCATTTGGGAAGCAGCTTCCTTAGATGAGTGGTTGTACAACGGCGGCCCTTACCAATTGGTAATTTTCCACTTCTTGCTAGGTTGCGCTTGCTACCTAGGTCGTCAGTGGGAATTGTCTTACCGCTTGGGTATGCGTCCTTGGATCTGCGTAGCTTACTCTGCACCTTTAGCATCTGCTACCGCAGTATTCTTGATCTACCCCATTGGTCAAGGTTCCTTCTCCGATGGTATGCCTTTGGGTATCTCCGGTACCTTCAACTTCATGATCGTGTTCCAAGCAGAACACAACATTCTGTTGCACCCCTTCCACATGTTAGGTGTGGCTGGTGTATTCGGTGGTAGCTTGTTCTCTGCAATGCACGGTTCTTTGGTAACCTCCTCCTTAGTGCGTGAAACCACCGAAACCGAATCTCAAAACTACGGTTACAAGTTTGGTCAAGAGGAAGAAACCTACAACATCGTAGCTGCACACGGTTACTTTGGTCGTTTGATCTTCCAATACGCATCCTTCAACAACAGCCGTTCTCTGCACTTCTTCTTGGCTGCATGGCCTGTAGTCGGTATCTGGTTTACCGCTTTAGGTGTCAGCACAATGGCGTTCAACTTGAACGGTTTCAACTTCAACCAATCAGTAATTGATTCTCAAGGTCGCGTCATCGCTACTTGGGCAGATGTAATCAACCGCGCTAACTTGGGTATGGAAGTAATGCACGAGCGTAACGCTCACAACTTCCCCTTAGACTTAGCTGCTGGTGAAGTTGCTCCTGTTGCGTTGACTGCTCCTGCAATCAACGGCTAA
- a CDS encoding hybrid sensor histidine kinase/response regulator — MIQEHSRLSVSDGENHRSRNLLIRFIVGGTTLVVSISAYFSYQAARNMTLSDLRQSAFLEVQRGGDEIQEWLHVRQVEVETLANTPTVRSLTWSIAEPYLTAEVNRIKEFFFFQMVNLDGSFANTKVGPSNKNIKDRDFFQKAIAGKSNISDPFISRSTGIPLIAIATPIWATSPQAGSPIGVFHGNVKVDHIQEVVNSLYYGPNSYAFALNSQGQAIVHPNSALMSTIEKPAPSLLKIGDRNLNAIAQRMVNKKQGIELMEIDGTQKYVAYLPLKSANWSVALVIPRQNIESRLQFLDAIALIVGGLTVTMITVLWRVQAFEQAELKKSKAAADTANLAKSEFLANMSHELRTPLNGILGCAQILLRSPALPESEQYHVNIIEQCGSHLLTLINDILDLSKIEAKKLELHPQDVHLPSFLQGIGEICQIRAKQKGILFIYEPASNLPTGIHVDVKRLRQVLLNLLGNAIKFTDAGKVNFKVEVIDQPPSDEQIVKHQIRFTVKDTGIGITPAELSKIFLPFEQVGEKKRQAEGTGLGLAITRQLVQMMDSDIHVQSQIGQGSSFYFELEIPTAHDWVQSAMTVSDKQIIGFEGEAYTILMVDDRWENRTVITNLLQPLGFNVVEANNGKEGLEKAIALQPNLIITDLLMPEMDGFELIQNLRQTPEIQDVKIIVSSASVFEADQYRSLQAGGDDFLSKPVQADELLQQLANHLNLVWIYKQSQAEVTAKESTTTDSQSPQLTPPSTEVLQELITLASKGNFNAILKRADQLEDTDIKFAPFANELRQLARQFDEDLILNFLHQYAVEKV, encoded by the coding sequence TTGATACAAGAACACTCCAGGCTATCGGTATCTGACGGAGAAAATCACCGCTCACGTAATTTACTGATTCGATTTATTGTTGGTGGCACTACCCTTGTAGTTAGTATTTCTGCATATTTTAGCTATCAAGCAGCTAGAAATATGACGCTCAGTGATTTGAGACAGAGTGCTTTTTTAGAAGTACAGAGAGGAGGCGATGAAATTCAGGAGTGGTTACACGTCCGCCAAGTAGAAGTAGAAACCTTGGCTAATACTCCTACTGTACGCTCCTTAACTTGGTCTATCGCAGAACCTTATTTAACCGCAGAAGTTAACAGGATTAAAGAATTTTTCTTTTTCCAAATGGTTAACCTAGATGGCTCATTTGCTAATACCAAAGTTGGGCCTTCAAATAAAAATATAAAGGATAGAGACTTCTTTCAAAAAGCGATCGCAGGTAAAAGCAATATTTCCGATCCCTTTATTAGCCGTTCTACAGGAATTCCGTTAATTGCGATCGCGACTCCAATTTGGGCAACTAGTCCGCAAGCTGGTTCGCCAATAGGAGTTTTCCACGGGAATGTGAAAGTCGATCATATCCAAGAGGTTGTCAACTCGCTATACTACGGCCCCAACAGCTATGCTTTTGCGCTGAATTCCCAAGGACAAGCGATTGTCCACCCCAATTCCGCGTTAATGTCAACCATCGAAAAACCCGCACCTAGTTTGCTGAAAATTGGCGATCGCAATTTAAATGCGATCGCGCAACGGATGGTAAACAAAAAGCAGGGAATTGAGTTGATGGAAATTGATGGTACTCAAAAATATGTAGCTTATTTGCCGTTAAAATCTGCTAATTGGTCAGTGGCTTTGGTAATTCCCCGCCAAAATATCGAATCTCGGCTGCAATTCCTCGATGCGATCGCCTTAATTGTCGGTGGGCTGACAGTCACCATGATTACAGTATTGTGGAGAGTACAAGCATTTGAACAAGCTGAACTTAAAAAATCTAAAGCAGCAGCCGATACAGCTAATCTGGCGAAAAGTGAATTTTTAGCTAACATGAGTCATGAACTGCGAACACCCTTAAATGGGATTCTCGGTTGTGCCCAAATTTTACTGCGTTCTCCAGCTTTACCTGAGTCAGAGCAATATCACGTCAATATTATTGAGCAATGTGGTTCTCATCTGCTGACTTTAATTAATGACATTTTGGATTTATCTAAAATTGAAGCTAAAAAGTTAGAACTGCACCCCCAAGATGTGCATTTACCTTCTTTTCTGCAAGGAATTGGGGAAATCTGCCAGATTCGGGCGAAACAAAAAGGTATTTTGTTTATTTATGAACCTGCAAGTAACTTGCCAACAGGGATTCATGTCGATGTCAAAAGATTACGTCAAGTATTATTGAATTTGCTGGGAAATGCCATCAAATTTACAGATGCGGGTAAGGTGAATTTCAAAGTTGAAGTCATCGATCAACCTCCCAGTGATGAGCAGATAGTTAAACATCAGATTCGTTTTACTGTAAAAGATACGGGAATTGGTATAACTCCCGCAGAATTAAGCAAAATTTTTCTGCCCTTTGAGCAAGTAGGCGAGAAAAAGCGCCAAGCTGAAGGTACTGGGCTGGGTTTAGCCATTACTCGCCAATTGGTACAGATGATGGATAGCGATATCCATGTGCAAAGTCAAATTGGTCAGGGGAGTAGCTTCTACTTTGAGTTAGAGATTCCCACGGCTCATGATTGGGTACAGTCTGCAATGACTGTATCAGACAAACAAATCATTGGCTTTGAAGGAGAAGCCTACACCATCCTGATGGTTGACGATCGCTGGGAGAATCGCACAGTAATTACCAACCTATTGCAACCACTGGGTTTTAATGTAGTAGAAGCCAACAACGGTAAAGAAGGTTTAGAAAAAGCGATCGCACTCCAGCCAAACTTAATCATCACAGATTTGCTGATGCCAGAAATGGATGGCTTTGAATTGATTCAAAATCTGCGTCAGACCCCAGAAATTCAGGATGTCAAAATTATCGTCTCTTCCGCTAGTGTCTTTGAAGCTGACCAATATCGCAGTCTGCAAGCTGGCGGTGATGACTTCCTCAGCAAACCCGTACAGGCTGATGAATTATTGCAGCAATTAGCTAACCACCTTAATTTAGTGTGGATTTATAAGCAATCTCAAGCTGAAGTAACAGCCAAAGAATCTACCACAACCGATAGCCAATCTCCCCAATTAACGCCTCCCAGCACAGAAGTTTTGCAGGAACTAATTACCTTAGCTAGTAAAGGTAACTTCAATGCCATTCTCAAGCGGGCCGATCAACTAGAAGACACAGACATCAAATTTGCGCCATTTGCTAACGAACTCCGGCAATTAGCTAGGCAATTTGATGAAGATTTAATCCTCAATTTCTTGCATCAATACGCAGTGGAAAAAGTATGA
- a CDS encoding GNAT family N-acetyltransferase, giving the protein MLIRPATPADVPKVLPMVAKICALHDAWDSAKYGFLPHPEQRYQNWLGKLTNSDSSAFLVAEDEENLVGFLVATVEREIPIYRLKEFAFIHDIWVEPDYRQRGVARQMVILAVEIFQKMDIHQIRLDTAAINEAARRLFASCGFRISTIEMLMELSQ; this is encoded by the coding sequence ATGCTGATCCGTCCTGCTACGCCAGCTGACGTGCCCAAAGTTTTACCAATGGTTGCAAAGATTTGTGCTTTGCATGATGCTTGGGACTCTGCCAAATACGGGTTTTTACCCCATCCAGAACAACGATATCAAAACTGGTTGGGAAAGTTGACAAATAGCGATAGCAGTGCATTTCTGGTAGCTGAAGATGAAGAGAATTTAGTGGGGTTCCTAGTAGCGACAGTTGAGCGAGAAATTCCTATTTATCGCTTAAAGGAATTTGCCTTTATCCATGATATTTGGGTTGAGCCAGATTATCGTCAAAGAGGTGTAGCACGGCAAATGGTAATACTGGCTGTTGAAATCTTTCAAAAAATGGACATTCATCAAATCAGGCTAGATACCGCAGCAATTAACGAAGCAGCTCGGCGGTTATTTGCATCTTGTGGTTTTCGCATCAGCACTATAGAAATGCTGATGGAATTAAGTCAATAA
- a CDS encoding DUF2330 domain-containing protein: protein MKPLRFLISIVIALIAVLCFTPTAWAFCGFYVSKADSKLYNQASQVVIARDGDRTVLTMANDFQGAVKDFAIVVPVPTVLQKDQVRVAEPKIIERLDAFSAPRLVEYFDSDPCAPVYEGENMPQAAPRAAARDEISSKRGGSNLGVTVEARFNVGEYDIVILSAKESGGLETWLNQNGYKIPKGAKDLLQPYIRSSMKFFVAKVNLDKFEQSGYQLLRPLQIFYKSPRFMLPIRLGMINAAAEQDVIVYILSPKGQAETTNYRTVKVPSDANIPVFIKSEFGDFYKSMFQTSYVKEDRKVAFLEYAWDMSSCDPCSAEPLSLEELKQAGVFWLDDDSRNNRTLPRGFRPPVPSSNVFISRLHIRYTRNKFPEDPMFQETSNRESFQGRYILQHPFTGDLNCPAGREYKQSLTKRFEQEAQTLAKLTNWNIQDIRRKMNFNVSDLTTSWWESFFSWLGL, encoded by the coding sequence ATGAAACCCTTAAGATTCTTAATTTCCATAGTCATTGCATTGATAGCTGTGCTGTGTTTTACGCCTACAGCATGGGCATTTTGTGGATTTTATGTTTCTAAAGCTGATAGCAAACTTTATAATCAAGCTTCTCAGGTAGTAATTGCGCGAGATGGCGATCGCACTGTCTTGACAATGGCTAATGATTTTCAGGGTGCAGTCAAAGATTTTGCGATCGTTGTACCTGTACCGACTGTCTTGCAAAAAGACCAAGTTCGTGTTGCTGAACCCAAAATTATTGAACGGCTTGATGCTTTTAGCGCGCCACGACTAGTAGAATATTTCGATTCAGATCCCTGCGCTCCTGTTTACGAAGGTGAAAATATGCCACAAGCAGCACCTCGAGCCGCAGCCAGAGATGAGATTTCAAGTAAAAGGGGCGGTAGTAATTTAGGTGTTACTGTTGAGGCGCGGTTCAATGTTGGCGAATACGATATTGTGATTTTAAGCGCTAAAGAGTCTGGAGGTTTGGAAACCTGGCTTAATCAAAATGGCTACAAAATTCCTAAGGGAGCTAAAGACTTACTTCAGCCATACATTCGCTCTTCCATGAAATTCTTTGTAGCGAAAGTCAATTTAGATAAATTTGAGCAATCTGGCTATCAGTTACTCCGTCCTCTGCAAATATTCTACAAATCACCTAGGTTCATGCTGCCAATTCGTTTAGGTATGATTAACGCCGCAGCTGAACAAGATGTGATTGTTTACATTTTATCTCCCAAAGGGCAAGCAGAAACTACTAACTATCGCACAGTAAAAGTTCCTTCTGACGCTAATATTCCGGTGTTCATCAAAAGTGAATTTGGTGACTTTTATAAGTCCATGTTCCAAACTTCCTATGTTAAAGAAGACAGGAAAGTCGCTTTCTTAGAATATGCCTGGGATATGAGTAGTTGCGATCCTTGTTCTGCCGAACCATTATCTTTAGAGGAACTCAAGCAAGCAGGTGTATTTTGGCTGGATGATGATTCTCGCAATAACCGGACATTACCTCGTGGTTTTCGTCCACCTGTTCCTAGTAGTAATGTGTTTATCAGTCGATTGCATATTCGTTACACCCGCAACAAATTCCCCGAAGATCCAATGTTCCAAGAAACTTCTAACCGGGAATCTTTTCAAGGTCGTTACATCTTACAACATCCGTTTACAGGCGACCTAAATTGTCCGGCTGGGCGAGAATATAAGCAGTCATTAACTAAGCGTTTTGAACAAGAAGCGCAAACTTTAGCCAAGCTAACGAACTGGAATATTCAAGATATCCGCCGCAAAATGAATTTCAATGTCAGCGATTTGACAACTTCCTGGTGGGAGAGTTTCTTTTCCTGGTTAGGGTTATAG
- a CDS encoding RnfABCDGE type electron transport complex subunit D: MLLNDIRDYQILFLSLFLALGIGTRDWTLRPELIGVAIATCLLTQWMLSSILSKEQNINLRSALITSLGLSLLLRADHWTTMALAAASAIASKFFFQVGNKHFFNPGNFGIITALLLTSDAWVSPGQWGEDWWYGLLFFGTGGMILQRVGRWDTTAAFLGSYSLLEAIRNLWLGWTWDVYWHRLMSGSLLLFALFMVTDPRSIPNARVGRLVWAVCIAIFTFILRNYFFISSAVFWALFILAPLTILFDAFWSAPEYSWWKKDDNASVPDNTQISNSLNPSS, encoded by the coding sequence ATGTTACTTAATGATATCCGAGATTATCAAATTCTATTTCTGTCCTTGTTCCTAGCTTTGGGAATTGGGACAAGGGACTGGACATTGCGGCCGGAGTTGATAGGAGTAGCGATCGCGACTTGTCTATTAACCCAATGGATGTTGTCCTCGATTTTGAGTAAAGAACAAAACATCAATCTTCGCAGTGCTTTAATTACATCCTTGGGACTCAGTTTGCTGTTGCGGGCCGATCATTGGACGACAATGGCTTTAGCCGCAGCAAGTGCGATCGCTAGTAAATTTTTTTTCCAAGTTGGTAATAAACATTTCTTCAATCCTGGCAACTTTGGTATTATTACTGCCTTGCTGCTCACCTCTGATGCCTGGGTTTCGCCAGGACAGTGGGGAGAAGACTGGTGGTATGGACTATTGTTTTTTGGGACTGGTGGCATGATTTTGCAGCGAGTTGGTCGCTGGGATACGACAGCTGCTTTTTTGGGTTCCTACTCTCTGCTAGAAGCTATTCGCAATCTTTGGCTAGGCTGGACTTGGGATGTTTATTGGCATCGTTTGATGAGTGGGTCTTTGTTGTTATTTGCCCTGTTTATGGTGACAGATCCGCGCTCAATTCCCAATGCTCGAGTTGGTCGTCTAGTTTGGGCAGTATGCATCGCCATATTCACTTTTATACTGCGGAACTATTTCTTTATTTCCAGCGCAGTTTTTTGGGCCCTGTTTATCTTAGCACCATTAACTATTTTGTTTGATGCCTTCTGGTCAGCCCCAGAATATTCTTGGTGGAAAAAAGACGATAACGCTAGTGTTCCCGATAACACTCAAATCTCTAATTCCTTAAATCCTAGCTCCTAA
- a CDS encoding ShlB/FhaC/HecB family hemolysin secretion/activation protein: MSDKLLHKYGVLLLQLSIFVLLANINAKSAKAQTINSSQISNINSIQAQQLPPPQDVQPPVPSPTPLPKPPQPLPPPEQLLPAPNPTPVPEQTLPENLPENIVVERFEVVGSTVFTPEQLAAETKEFIKRPISLAEIFQARSKITDLYVRNGYITSGAYIPPQTIKSGVIKIQVVEGKLEEIQVTGTRRLNSNYVRSRLAIATKAPLNREQLLEALQLLQLNPLIQNLSAELSAGSRPGVSVLQVEVREAQSFSAQVVLDNGRSPSVGSFRRRLQINQANLLGFGDGFNFAYTNTDGSNAFDVGYTLPLNARNGTLSFNFGTTSSNVIEEPFNILDIESSSRYYEITFRQPIIQTPTQELALGLTASRRESEATYIEGERLPFPSLGADEQGRTRISAIRFFQEWTTRNSREVIALRSQFNLGIGAFDATINQDGPDSRFFAWQGQAQWARLLAPETLLLLRVNTQLASKSLLPLEQLGLGGIDTVRGYRQDYLLTDNGAFASAEVQVPILRLPKIGSTLHLAPFVDFGVAWNNSNRANPDPNTLASVGLGLRWTQGDRFTARLDWGVPLVSVESRENTWQENGLYFSLIYNPF; encoded by the coding sequence ATGAGCGATAAATTACTTCATAAGTATGGAGTCTTGTTATTACAACTGAGTATATTTGTGTTGCTTGCCAACATCAACGCTAAATCAGCAAAAGCTCAAACTATTAATAGTTCACAAATCTCAAATATTAATTCCATCCAGGCGCAACAGCTCCCACCACCACAAGATGTACAACCACCTGTACCTTCTCCAACGCCTTTACCTAAACCACCACAACCATTACCACCACCAGAACAACTTCTTCCTGCTCCTAACCCCACTCCAGTACCCGAGCAAACCTTACCAGAAAATCTTCCAGAAAATATTGTTGTAGAAAGATTTGAGGTTGTTGGTAGTACTGTATTTACTCCTGAACAATTAGCAGCAGAAACCAAAGAATTTATCAAAAGACCAATATCTTTGGCTGAGATATTTCAGGCTCGTTCTAAAATTACTGATTTATATGTAAGAAATGGCTATATTACCTCTGGTGCTTATATTCCACCACAAACGATCAAATCTGGTGTAATTAAAATTCAGGTTGTTGAAGGTAAATTAGAAGAAATTCAGGTAACTGGTACTCGCAGACTGAACTCTAATTATGTACGTAGCCGTCTCGCGATCGCCACCAAAGCACCGCTAAATCGGGAGCAGTTGCTAGAAGCATTGCAACTATTACAGTTGAATCCTTTGATCCAAAACTTATCTGCTGAACTCTCCGCCGGATCTCGTCCTGGTGTGAGTGTATTACAAGTTGAGGTGCGGGAAGCACAATCCTTCAGCGCTCAAGTGGTTCTAGATAATGGGCGATCGCCTAGTGTTGGTAGTTTTCGCCGCCGCTTACAAATCAATCAAGCCAACTTACTAGGATTTGGAGATGGCTTTAATTTTGCATACACTAATACCGATGGTAGTAATGCCTTTGATGTTGGTTATACATTACCGCTCAATGCCCGTAACGGTACACTCTCTTTCAATTTTGGCACTACATCGAGCAATGTTATTGAAGAACCTTTCAATATTCTCGATATTGAATCATCTTCCCGTTACTACGAGATTACCTTCCGCCAGCCGATTATTCAAACTCCTACACAAGAATTGGCTTTGGGTTTGACAGCTTCACGGCGCGAGAGTGAAGCTACATATATTGAAGGTGAACGTTTACCTTTTCCTTCATTGGGAGCTGACGAGCAAGGAAGGACACGCATATCTGCAATCAGATTTTTCCAAGAATGGACAACCCGCAACAGTCGGGAAGTAATTGCTTTGCGATCGCAATTTAATTTAGGTATAGGTGCGTTTGATGCGACGATTAATCAAGATGGGCCTGATAGCCGCTTTTTTGCTTGGCAAGGACAAGCACAATGGGCAAGATTATTGGCTCCAGAAACATTGCTACTATTACGTGTAAATACACAGTTGGCATCAAAAAGCTTGCTGCCTTTGGAACAATTAGGTTTAGGTGGTATTGATACGGTTCGAGGCTATCGCCAAGATTATTTATTAACGGATAATGGGGCTTTTGCTTCAGCAGAAGTTCAAGTACCAATTCTTCGTTTACCCAAAATCGGTAGTACGTTGCATCTGGCACCATTTGTTGACTTTGGTGTGGCTTGGAATAATTCTAATCGAGCAAACCCAGATCCTAACACCCTGGCTTCTGTTGGTTTGGGCTTAAGGTGGACACAAGGCGATCGCTTCACCGCACGTCTTGACTGGGGTGTTCCTTTAGTATCTGTAGAATCTAGGGAGAACACATGGCAAGAAAATGGGCTATACTTTTCTTTGATCTACAATCCCTTTTGA
- a CDS encoding NAD(P)H-quinone oxidoreductase subunit N, with amino-acid sequence MALLTTGNAFIRELEKVGSLGVYVPPEGGYEGRYRRRLRATGYETLHITAKGLGDLAAYLTGVHGVRPPHLGKKSTGTGAAVGYVYYLPPIISSHLEQLPPKSKGLVLWIIEGHILSNQELDFLTALPRLEPKVKVVIERGGDRAFRWTPLEKTLLAS; translated from the coding sequence ATGGCACTACTTACCACTGGCAACGCTTTCATTCGCGAACTAGAAAAAGTTGGTTCTCTTGGTGTTTATGTTCCTCCAGAAGGGGGTTATGAAGGTCGGTACCGTCGCCGACTGCGCGCAACTGGGTATGAAACCCTCCACATTACGGCTAAGGGACTAGGAGATTTGGCGGCCTATCTCACAGGAGTTCATGGAGTCCGACCACCTCATCTAGGTAAAAAAAGTACTGGTACTGGTGCAGCAGTAGGTTATGTATACTATTTGCCACCTATTATCAGTTCTCATCTAGAACAGTTACCGCCAAAGTCTAAAGGACTGGTTTTGTGGATCATTGAAGGGCATATCCTTTCCAATCAGGAACTTGACTTTTTGACAGCTTTACCACGCTTGGAACCAAAAGTAAAAGTAGTGATTGAAAGAGGTGGCGATCGCGCTTTCCGTTGGACTCCTCTAGAAAAAACGCTTTTAGCTAGTTAG